DNA from Halorarum salinum:
GAACGCATACAACCCTCCCGGCGCACCCTCGGGTATGGACGACGCAGGGACGCGCGTCGGCGTCGACGTGGGCGGCACGTTCACGGACCTCGTGACCGTCCGGGACGGCCGCGTCGACGTCGACAAGACGCCCTCGACCCCGGCGGCGCCCGAGGAGGGCGTGCTGACGGGGCTCCGAGACCTCGAGGCCCCGCTCGCCGAGGTCGGCTTCCTCGGTCACGGGACGACCGTCGCGACGAACGCCGTGCTCGAGGGCGAGTGGGCCGACACCGCCCTGGTCACGACCGCGGGCTTTTGCGACGCGCTGGAGATCGGTAGACAGGATCGCCCCGACATCTACGACTTCGCCGCCGAGAAGCCGACGCCGGTGGTCGAGCGCGACCGTCGGTACGGGGTGCCCGAACGGGTCGACGAGCGCGGCGAGGTGCTCACCCCCCTCGACGAGGACGCCGTCCGCGAGGTCGCCGCCGACCTCCGGGACGCGGGCGTCGACAGCGTCGCCGTCTCGCTGCTGTTCTCCTTCGAGTCCCCCGACCACGAGCGACGGGTCCGGGAACTCCTCCGCGAGGAGGGGGTCGACGCCTCGGTCTCGCTCTCCGCGGAGGTGCTCCCCGAGATCCGCGAGTACGAGCGCAGCCTCGCAACCTGCCTGAACGCCGCGCTGAAGCCGGTGATGGACGACTACCTCGGCGCGCTCTCGGCGGGCGCGGCCGGACTGGGCCTCGATGCACCCCTGCGCGTGATGGGGTCGAACGGCGGGCTGATGGCCGCCCCCGCCGCGCGCGAGCGCCCGGTGAACACCCTGCTCTCGGGCCCCGCGGCGGGCGTCCGCGGTGCGACCCACGTCGCCGGCCGGCGCGGCGTCTCGGACCTCATCACGATGGACATGGGCGGCACCTCCTGTGACGTCTCGCTCGTGAGGGACGGCGACCCGCTCGTGACGACCGACACGGAGGTCGGCGATTACCCCGTCTCGGTCCCCACGGTCGACGTCCACACCGTCGGCGCGGGCGGCGGGTCGATCGCCGCGGTCGACGCCGGCGGCGCGCTCCGCGTCGGCCCCCGCTCGGCGGGCGCGGACCCCGGCCCGATCTGCTATGGCCGCGGCGGCACCGCGCCGACCGTCACCGACGCGCACCTCCTGCTCGGTCGGATCGACCCGACCGGCTTCCTCCCGGACGCGCTCTCCCGCGACGCGGCGGCGGTCCGCGAGGCGTTCGAGCCCCTGGCGGACGCCGTCGGCGGGAGCATCGAGGACGCCGCGGCGGGCGTCCTCGAGGTCGCCGACGCGAACATGGAGCGGGCGCTCCGGGTCGTCTCCGTCGAGCGCGGCTACGACCCCCGGGAGTTCGCGCTCGTCGCCTTCGGCGGCGCGGGGCCGCTCCACGCGACCGCGCTCGCGGACGCGCTGGACGTGCCGGAAGTGGTGATCCCCCGCGCCGCGGGCGTGCTCTCCGCGCTGGGGCTGCTCATCAGCGACGTCACCTACGACTACTCCACCTCGATGGTCCGCCGGTGGGGCGAGGTGTCGCCCGAGACCCTCGAGTCGACGTTCGCGGGGTTCGAGGTGGAGGGCCGCGAGGAACTCGCGGCGGCGGGCCACGACGAGGCCGACCGACGGTTCGAGCGCACGGTCGACCTCCGGTACGCCGGGCAGTCGTTCGACCTGGGCGTGCCCGTCGAGGGACCGGTCGACGCCGCCGAGCTCGACGCCGTCGTCGAGCGCTTCCACGAGGCCCACGAGCGCCGGTACGGCCACGCCTACCGCGACGAGCCGGTGGAACTCGTGACGGTCCGCCTGCGCGCCCGCGGCGTCGTCGACCCGCCCGACCTGGCAGTCGAGGACCGCGCGGGCGACCCCGACGACGCGGTCGACGACACCCGCGAGGTGCTGTTCGACGGCGACGCCTACGACGTGCCGGTGTACGACCGCGAGCGCCTGCCGACCGACGCGGCCTTCGACGGCCCGGCAGTCGTCGAGGGCGCCGAGAGCACCGTCGTCGTCCACCCCGACCAGACGGCCACCGTCGACGGCGACGCGAACCTCGTCGTCCGACCCGGGGGTGGCCGATGAGCGACGGACGCGACGCGGACGACGTGAACGGTGGGGACGACGCGAATGACGTGGGCGACGGACCTGGCGGGCACGACGCGAGCGACGGGAGCGTCGAGCACGACGCCACGACCGACCGCGCGGTCGACTCGGTGACCCTGGAGGTCGTCCGGAACGCCTGCGAGGCGGTCGCCGAGGAGATGAACGCGAACCTCGTCCGGACGGGCTACTCGCCGAACATCAAGGAGCGGCGGGACTGCTCGACCGCGCTGTTCGACGCCGACGGCGAGATGATCGCGCAGGCCGAGACGATGCCCGTCCACCTCGGCGCGATGCCGTTCTCCGTCGCCGCGGCGGTCGAGGCGTTCCCGCCGGAGACGCTCTCGCCCGGCGACTCGGTACTGCTGAACGACCCGTTCCGGGGCGGCGCGCACCTCCCGGACCTGACGCTCGTGACGCCGGTGTTCGACGAGTCGGGCGAGGACCTGCTCGCGTTCGCCGCGAACCGCGCACACCACGCCGACGTCGGCGGTTCCACCGCGGGCAGCGTCGCCGCCGACTCCACCGAGATCTACCAGGAGGGGCTGCGGATCCCCCCCGTCAAGTTCGAAGCCGGTGCCCGAGGCGGCACCGAGGACGCCGCCGAGGTGGGCGGTGAGGTCCGCGAGGACGTCCTCTCGATGATCCTCGCGAACGTCCGCACGCCCGAGGAGCGCCGCGGCGACCTCCGCGCACAGACCGCGGCGAACGCCACCGGTCGGCGCCGATTCCGGGAGATCGCGGCCGAGTACGGCGAGGACCTCGCGCCGGCGCTCGAGGAGATCAAGGACTAC
Protein-coding regions in this window:
- a CDS encoding hydantoinase/oxoprolinase family protein, translating into MDDAGTRVGVDVGGTFTDLVTVRDGRVDVDKTPSTPAAPEEGVLTGLRDLEAPLAEVGFLGHGTTVATNAVLEGEWADTALVTTAGFCDALEIGRQDRPDIYDFAAEKPTPVVERDRRYGVPERVDERGEVLTPLDEDAVREVAADLRDAGVDSVAVSLLFSFESPDHERRVRELLREEGVDASVSLSAEVLPEIREYERSLATCLNAALKPVMDDYLGALSAGAAGLGLDAPLRVMGSNGGLMAAPAARERPVNTLLSGPAAGVRGATHVAGRRGVSDLITMDMGGTSCDVSLVRDGDPLVTTDTEVGDYPVSVPTVDVHTVGAGGGSIAAVDAGGALRVGPRSAGADPGPICYGRGGTAPTVTDAHLLLGRIDPTGFLPDALSRDAAAVREAFEPLADAVGGSIEDAAAGVLEVADANMERALRVVSVERGYDPREFALVAFGGAGPLHATALADALDVPEVVIPRAAGVLSALGLLISDVTYDYSTSMVRRWGEVSPETLESTFAGFEVEGREELAAAGHDEADRRFERTVDLRYAGQSFDLGVPVEGPVDAAELDAVVERFHEAHERRYGHAYRDEPVELVTVRLRARGVVDPPDLAVEDRAGDPDDAVDDTREVLFDGDAYDVPVYDRERLPTDAAFDGPAVVEGAESTVVVHPDQTATVDGDANLVVRPGGGR